TTACTGAAAGATGTGCTGCGTGATGACTGGAAGTTTAAAGGCATCACCATCAGCGACCACGGCGCAATTAAAGAGCTGATTAAACATGGCGTTGCCAGCGATCCGCAGGATGCCGTGCGCATTGCTATTCAGTCCGGCGTGAACATGAGTATGAGCGATGAGTACTACAGCAAATACCTGCCGGGATTGGTGAAAAGCGGGGCGGTCAGCGAAAAAGAGATCGATGATGCCACGCGCCATGTGCTGAACGTCAAGTATGACATGGGTCTGTTTAACGACCCTTACAGCCATCTGGGGCCAAAAGAGAGCGACCCGGAGGATACCAATGCTGAAAGCCGTCTGCACCGGGCGGAAGCGCGGGATGTGGCGCGCAAAAGTATCGTGCTGCTGAAGAACCGTCTTGAGACGCTGCCGCTGAAGAAGTCCGGCACTATTGCGCTGATTGGCCCGCTGGCCGACAGCAAGCGTGACATCATGGGCAGTTGGTCAGCCGCTGGCAAAGCTGATCAGGCGATCACCGTGTTGCAGGGCATGAAAAATGTCCTCGCCGGAAAAGCCACGGTACTGACGGCCAAAGGGGCTAACGTCACCGATAACCAGGGGATTCAGCAGTTCCTGAATCAGTACGAGAAAAATGGGGTGGTGGTGGATCAGCGCACGCCTCAGCAAATGCTGGATGAGGCCGTAGCTACGGCGAAAAAAGCCGATGTGGTGGTTGCCGTAGTGGGCGAAGCGCAGGGCATGGCGCATGAGGCCTCCAGCCGCAGCGACATCACCCTTCCGCAAAGCCAGAGAGCGCTGATTGATGCGCTGAAGGCAACCGGGAAGCCGCTGGTGCTGGTGCTGATGAATGGCCGGCCGCTGACCATAGTGCAGGAGACGGCGCAGTCTGACGCGCTGCTGGAAACCTGGTTCAGCGGCACCGAGGGTGGAAATGCGATTGCGGATGTGCTGTTTGGCGATTACAACCCGTCAGGCAAGCTGCCCATGTCCTTCCCGCGTTCAGTAGGACAGATCCCGATTTACTATAATCATTTGAATACGGGCCGGCCTTATGACGCTGACAGGCCGAACAAATACACTTCGCATTATTACGATGCGGTCAATGGCCCGCTGTTCCCGTTTGGCTATGGCCTGAGCTACACCACGTTCAAACTGTCACCGGTGAAAATGTCCGCGGCTACCATGCCACGCAACGGCACGGTCAACGCCAGCGTGACGGTGACCAACACCGGCAGCAGAGAGGGCGCAACCGTGGTGCAGTTGTATCTGCGTGACCAGATGGCAAGCCTCAGCCGTCCGGTGAAAGAACTTAAAGGCTTTAAGCGAATTATGCTGAAGGCGGGTGAATCACAAACTGTGACCTTCCCGATAGAGGTGAAAGCCCTGAAGTTCTGGAACGCGAAGATGCAGCAGGTAGCCGAACCGGGTAAATTCAGCGTCATGATCGGGCTGGATTCGGCCCGCACGGTGGATGCAGAGTTTACCTATCTCTGATCCAGGCCAGCAGAAACCGGCACGGTCGGCTGAAAAAGCGCCGTGACGGGTTTCTGAATTGACTCAGGGGACGAAGAGATTTCGTCCCTTTTTGATCGGATGACCCAACCAGGATCCCTTTATGCCTTCGGTTCGCGACAGAATCCAACAGCAGGTCTTTCGTCTGAATGGGTTGGCGATGAATGATTTTGATCTCTCTAAGCCGGTCGGTGACCCCGGTCTCTACGGGCCGGACAGCGTAATCTGGCGCGTACACGGCGACTTTTCGTCGATGCTCTGCGGCGGCATATCAGCCTTGCTGATGCAGATGCTCCATCCACTGGCGCTGGCTGGCGTGTGGGATCACTCCACGTTTCGTCAGGATATGATGGGACGACTGCGCCGTACCAGCCAGTTTATTGCCGTCACCACCTTCGGCAACACCGCCGATGCGCAAACCTTGATCGAGCGTGTTAAACGTATTCATCTCCAGGTCAGCGGGGTGGATGCGCAGGGCACGCCATACGCCGCCAGCGATCCGCGTTTGCTGACCTGGGTGCATGTGGCCGAAACCAGCCGTTTCCTTGCCGCTCACCTGCGCTATAAAAATCCCCGACTCAGCCTTGCGGAACAGGATCGCTATTACGCCGAAGCCGCCGTGGTGGCCGAAGCGCTCGGCGCTGAAAAGGTGCCCAAAACGGTAAAAGCGATCGACGAGTATCTGCAGGCGATGCGGCCCGAGTTACGCTGCG
This genomic window from Erwinia sp. E_sp_B01_1 contains:
- a CDS encoding oxygenase MpaB family protein — translated: MPSVRDRIQQQVFRLNGLAMNDFDLSKPVGDPGLYGPDSVIWRVHGDFSSMLCGGISALLMQMLHPLALAGVWDHSTFRQDMMGRLRRTSQFIAVTTFGNTADAQTLIERVKRIHLQVSGVDAQGTPYAASDPRLLTWVHVAETSRFLAAHLRYKNPRLSLAEQDRYYAEAAVVAEALGAEKVPKTVKAIDEYLQAMRPELRCDERTREVLSLLLNAPAPSWQARPAMKSMMMAGIELLPEWAQQQFGFQFSPLRRRAIRLRITLLAATLRWAIRRGAYQRAMQRMGRPF
- the bglX gene encoding beta-glucosidase BglX, with translation MKWIYSVSLAAALTLQPAFAEDPSGQHPLTPEARDAFVTDLLNKMTLDEKIGQLRLITVGPDNPKEAIREMIKHEQVGAIFNTVTRKDIRAMQDQVMQLSRLKIPLFFAYDVVHGQRTVFPIPLGLAASWDLDAVASVGRISAYEAADDGLNMTWAPMVDVTREPRWGRVSEGFGEDTFLTSAMGRTLVESMQGKSPADRYSVMTSVKHFAAYGAVEGGRDYNTVDMSPQRLAQDYLPPYKAALDAGSGGVMVALNSLNGVPATADSWLLKDVLRDDWKFKGITISDHGAIKELIKHGVASDPQDAVRIAIQSGVNMSMSDEYYSKYLPGLVKSGAVSEKEIDDATRHVLNVKYDMGLFNDPYSHLGPKESDPEDTNAESRLHRAEARDVARKSIVLLKNRLETLPLKKSGTIALIGPLADSKRDIMGSWSAAGKADQAITVLQGMKNVLAGKATVLTAKGANVTDNQGIQQFLNQYEKNGVVVDQRTPQQMLDEAVATAKKADVVVAVVGEAQGMAHEASSRSDITLPQSQRALIDALKATGKPLVLVLMNGRPLTIVQETAQSDALLETWFSGTEGGNAIADVLFGDYNPSGKLPMSFPRSVGQIPIYYNHLNTGRPYDADRPNKYTSHYYDAVNGPLFPFGYGLSYTTFKLSPVKMSAATMPRNGTVNASVTVTNTGSREGATVVQLYLRDQMASLSRPVKELKGFKRIMLKAGESQTVTFPIEVKALKFWNAKMQQVAEPGKFSVMIGLDSARTVDAEFTYL